The following DNA comes from Cellulophaga sp. HaHa_2_95.
TCCCTCTAAGAGCTAAAGACAAGGGGGTTCTAGAAAGAGAAGGCCACACGGAAGGTAGTATAGATTTAATGAAACTAGCAGGCTTACAACCAGAGGCGGTACTATGTGAACTAATGAATGATGATGGCACCATGGCCAACACCGCTACTATTACACAATTTGCATATGAGTATAATCTAAAGGTCCTGTCTATTCAGGATATTATTCATTATCGTAAATTTGTAAGAGACTATAACTAGATGGCAAAATATACAGAACTCACTAATTTTATAAAAAAGAATATTGAGATTGAAGCAGAAGAATTAAAAATTGTCTTACCTTATTTTAAAACAATAAAGAAAAGTAAAAATGACATCTTACTGTCCAATGGCAAAAATAGTCAGGTTAGTTATTTCGTAAAAAAAGGCTGCTTAAGACTCTATTACATCGATGAAGAAGGCAAGGATATTACCCGGTATATTGCTTTTGAAAATCAGTTTGCTACAGAACTGGTTAGTTTTATCTCTAATGAACCTGCACAAGAAACTATCCAGGTTATAGAAGACAGTGAACTGCTATACATTACTCATGATGATTTTAGACATTTGATGCGTAGTAT
Coding sequences within:
- a CDS encoding Crp/Fnr family transcriptional regulator, which codes for MAKYTELTNFIKKNIEIEAEELKIVLPYFKTIKKSKNDILLSNGKNSQVSYFVKKGCLRLYYIDEEGKDITRYIAFENQFATELVSFISNEPAQETIQVIEDSELLYITHDDFRHLMRSIPKWKEFYTRYLEKAYVNNSKRLISFTTLDASERYKQLFQINPNIVRRLPNKIVASYINISQETLSRIKSKI